Proteins from one Deinococcus sp. AB2017081 genomic window:
- a CDS encoding HAD family hydrolase — translation MTFTPRAVIFDFDGTILDTESREFLHWQELYRTHGRELALSDWQRGIGTWGAFDPWAGLPDAVQADRENVHARLRDTLHADIAAQDVRPGVRAVLEGVRARGLRLALATSSDRAWVTRWLEQHALLPLFEALATRDDVTRVKPDPELYVLAAQRLGVRAEDCIAVEDSFNGATAAVAAGMRVVVVPNDVTRTQPFPTAWARLDDGYAGGLDGLLAAAQGR, via the coding sequence ATGACGTTCACTCCGCGCGCTGTGATCTTCGACTTCGACGGCACCATCCTGGACACCGAGAGTCGGGAATTCCTGCACTGGCAAGAGCTGTACCGCACCCACGGCCGCGAGCTGGCCCTCTCGGACTGGCAGCGTGGGATCGGCACGTGGGGGGCCTTCGATCCGTGGGCGGGCCTACCGGACGCCGTACAGGCGGACCGCGAGAACGTGCACGCCCGCCTGCGCGACACACTGCACGCGGATATCGCCGCGCAGGACGTGCGCCCCGGCGTGCGGGCCGTGCTGGAGGGTGTCCGGGCACGCGGCCTGCGCCTGGCCCTGGCGACCAGTTCCGACCGGGCGTGGGTCACGCGCTGGCTGGAGCAGCACGCCCTGCTGCCCCTGTTCGAGGCGCTCGCCACCCGCGATGACGTGACCCGCGTGAAGCCCGATCCCGAGCTGTACGTGCTGGCTGCCCAGCGCCTGGGTGTCCGGGCCGAGGACTGTATTGCGGTCGAGGACTCCTTCAACGGCGCGACGGCTGCCGTGGCCGCCGGGATGCGCGTGGTCGTCGTGCCGAACGACGTGACCCGCACGCAGCCCTTCCCGACCGCGTGGGCCCGCCTGGACGACGGCTACGCGGGCGGCCTGGACGGTCTGCTCGCGGCAGCCCAGGGGCGCTGA
- a CDS encoding MMPL family transporter, with translation MQALARVVTRHPWAVLLVWALAALLSIPFAARAPGALSAGPSTLTDTESARVTTLLREEFGEQDTNTVLLLTRSEPPLTTPQGQAAYDAFVTGLEAVPGVTRVVRAQAGSTLSTRTADGVQALTLAQIPLLDGATETLDRVRAYVKTVDRPALDIRVTGGQAIADDFTHYAEADTKRSELTALPLIALLLVVVFGALVATGLPLVVGVLSITVAMAGLYGLTRVTEVSTFAQSVITMLGLGAGIDYALLMVNRFREELKAVPATTERSAAPRSQEHSAAAAARTVLSAGRSVIFSGSTVAIAMAGLIVPPVEVIRSLGIGGVLAVLLTVLASVTALPALFTILGERINSPRVVKIGWAQRGGASAGWTAFARRVTARPWIGLLGGAGVLLLLSLPAFGMRTGYAGAWGLTPGLESRDALADVRTLGAGGLLSQFEVILDLKGQRYTPDQRAQFQSTVDSLRGLPGVKGVLSPFVTSADLASAGGNTEGIAALSTLTRRSFSQGRTYLRVTVIPDDTLKAEQIPAFEARLRAALDASGYAYALGGAPIGGQEWSRAITGTLPTAIVAVFMGTFLLLMVAFRSILIPLKSIVMNALTVGAAVGVVTLVVQDGFLASFLGFPQDVGVLDATLPVLLFAVMFGLSMDYEIFLLSRVQEEYLRTGDNDEAIVQAVGHTARIITSAAIIMLIVFVAFIFGRVVASMSIGLGLAVAVVLDATLVRLILVPSFLKLAGKWNWWLPKWMDRRLPHVVLEH, from the coding sequence GTGCAAGCCCTGGCCCGAGTCGTGACCCGTCATCCGTGGGCGGTGCTGCTGGTGTGGGCGCTGGCCGCCCTGCTGAGCATCCCCTTCGCCGCGCGGGCCCCCGGTGCCCTGAGCGCCGGCCCCAGCACCCTGACCGACACCGAGAGTGCCCGCGTGACCACCCTGCTGCGCGAGGAATTCGGCGAGCAGGACACCAACACCGTGCTGCTCCTGACGCGCAGCGAGCCGCCCCTGACCACCCCGCAGGGGCAGGCGGCCTACGACGCCTTCGTGACCGGCCTGGAGGCCGTGCCCGGCGTGACCCGCGTGGTGCGGGCACAGGCCGGCAGCACGCTCTCGACCCGCACCGCCGACGGTGTGCAGGCCCTGACCCTGGCGCAGATCCCGCTGCTGGACGGCGCGACCGAGACCCTGGATCGCGTCCGGGCCTACGTGAAGACCGTGGATCGTCCCGCGCTGGACATCCGTGTGACCGGCGGGCAGGCCATTGCCGACGACTTCACGCACTACGCCGAGGCCGACACCAAGCGCAGCGAGCTGACGGCCCTGCCGCTGATCGCGCTGCTGCTGGTCGTGGTGTTCGGTGCCCTGGTCGCCACCGGCCTGCCGCTGGTCGTGGGCGTGCTGAGCATCACGGTCGCCATGGCGGGCCTGTACGGCCTGACCCGCGTGACCGAGGTCAGCACCTTCGCGCAGAGCGTGATTACCATGCTGGGGCTGGGGGCCGGGATCGACTACGCGCTGCTGATGGTGAATCGGTTCCGGGAGGAGTTGAAAGCAGTTCCGGCGACGACGGAACGGAGCGCTGCGCCCAGGAGCCAGGAGCACAGCGCCGCCGCTGCCGCCCGCACTGTCCTGTCCGCCGGGCGCAGCGTGATCTTCAGCGGCTCCACGGTCGCCATCGCCATGGCCGGGCTGATCGTACCGCCGGTCGAGGTGATCCGCTCGCTGGGAATCGGCGGCGTGCTGGCGGTGCTGCTGACCGTGCTGGCGAGCGTCACGGCGCTTCCGGCCCTGTTCACAATCCTGGGCGAGCGGATCAACTCCCCGCGTGTCGTGAAGATCGGCTGGGCCCAGCGTGGCGGGGCAAGTGCGGGCTGGACGGCCTTCGCGCGTCGCGTCACGGCCCGGCCGTGGATCGGCCTGCTGGGGGGCGCGGGCGTGTTGCTGCTGCTCTCGCTGCCCGCCTTCGGGATGCGCACCGGCTACGCGGGCGCGTGGGGCCTGACCCCCGGCCTGGAGAGCCGCGACGCCCTGGCCGATGTCCGCACCCTGGGCGCGGGCGGCCTGCTGAGCCAGTTCGAGGTGATCCTGGATCTGAAGGGCCAGCGGTACACCCCGGATCAGCGGGCACAGTTCCAGAGCACCGTGGATTCCCTGCGGGGATTGCCCGGCGTGAAGGGTGTGCTCAGTCCCTTCGTCACGTCCGCCGACCTCGCCAGCGCCGGGGGCAACACCGAGGGGATCGCGGCCCTGAGCACCCTGACCCGGCGCTCGTTTAGCCAGGGCCGCACCTACCTGCGCGTCACCGTGATTCCCGACGATACCCTGAAGGCCGAACAGATCCCGGCCTTCGAGGCGCGGCTGCGGGCGGCGCTGGACGCCAGCGGCTATGCGTATGCGCTGGGCGGCGCCCCTATCGGCGGGCAGGAGTGGAGCCGGGCGATCACCGGCACGCTGCCCACCGCGATCGTCGCCGTCTTCATGGGTACCTTCCTGCTGCTGATGGTCGCGTTCCGCTCCATCCTGATCCCCCTCAAGAGCATCGTGATGAACGCCCTGACTGTCGGCGCGGCGGTGGGCGTGGTCACGCTGGTCGTGCAGGACGGCTTCCTGGCCTCGTTCCTGGGCTTTCCGCAGGATGTGGGGGTGCTGGATGCCACGCTGCCCGTCCTGCTGTTCGCGGTCATGTTCGGCCTGAGCATGGACTACGAGATCTTCCTGCTGTCGCGCGTGCAGGAGGAGTACCTGCGCACCGGCGACAACGACGAGGCCATCGTGCAGGCGGTCGGCCACACGGCGCGGATCATCACCTCGGCGGCGATCATCATGCTGATCGTGTTCGTGGCCTTCATCTTCGGCCGGGTCGTCGCCAGCATGAGCATCGGCCTGGGTCTCGCGGTGGCGGTGGTGCTGGATGCCACGCTGGTGCGCCTGATCCTGGTGCCCAGCTTCCTGAAACTGGCCGGGAAGTGGAACTGGTGGCTGCCGAAATGGATGGATCGCCGGTTGCCACACGTGGTGCTGGAGCACTGA
- a CDS encoding GMC family oxidoreductase — MEAPDMGNVFEAPSLLALIDTILPADEFPSGTQAGVGDFLRGVFGRELWERRPELERGVAALDAEARARHGQDFAALDVDAQHTLVAALLSGDGNAAPFLRWLIGLCMQGFYGDPGNGGNRDGAAWRMIGYRPLPDGVSWPEVEHAAPALTAWDDLQAHYDAVVVGAGAGGGVAACVLAEAGHRVLLVERGAWLGTHDLRGDHLRSARLGLGYEPATGPPLHGNPRVAAGVDGTGTVVPPSDPRWLNNAMTVGGGTRVYGAQAWRFSPEDFCMASTYGVPQGSALADWPITYEDLEPDYDRAEWELGVSGDPTGNVCAGPRRRGYPMPPVGPNGTVSVLQKGARALSLNTSPVPLLINSVPYGGRGACVGCGSCVGFGCPGEFKTDTRNTVIPRALATGRCDLVTGVQVGRMTTDSDGRVTGVSLVTSGGGGTVRREVTADHVLLGAGAIETARLLLNSATPQEPAGLGNAHDQVGRNLQGHVYAGAFAVFDEPVQDSRGPGPSLATNDYRHGNPGLVGGAMLANDFVPMPLYVYTMLTALNPDLPTWGAASRRAMRDLYPHLALVFGPVQELPNPEARVTVDPEVLDALSVPVARLSGTIHPADRVTAQFISDRAVEWLRASGAREVIPLVFAPTDGPSGGQHQAGTCRMGDDPRTSVTDAWGQVWGHDNLHLVDGSLHVTNGGVNPVLTILALAYRVSRHVAARMTTATG, encoded by the coding sequence ATGGAGGCACCTGACATGGGCAACGTCTTCGAGGCTCCCTCTCTGCTGGCCCTGATCGACACGATCCTGCCCGCCGATGAGTTCCCGTCGGGCACGCAGGCGGGCGTGGGTGACTTCCTGCGCGGCGTATTCGGGCGGGAGCTGTGGGAACGCCGCCCCGAGCTGGAGCGCGGCGTGGCCGCCCTGGACGCCGAGGCGAGGGCGCGGCATGGGCAGGACTTTGCGGCCCTGGATGTGGACGCGCAGCACACGCTGGTCGCAGCCCTGCTCTCGGGCGACGGGAACGCGGCCCCGTTCCTGCGCTGGCTCATCGGGCTGTGCATGCAGGGGTTTTACGGCGACCCCGGCAACGGCGGCAACCGGGATGGCGCGGCGTGGCGGATGATCGGCTACCGCCCGCTGCCGGATGGGGTGTCCTGGCCGGAGGTCGAGCACGCAGCCCCAGCGCTGACTGCCTGGGACGACCTTCAGGCGCATTACGACGCGGTCGTGGTCGGTGCGGGGGCGGGCGGCGGCGTGGCCGCGTGCGTCCTGGCCGAGGCCGGGCACCGCGTCTTGCTGGTCGAGCGTGGCGCGTGGCTGGGCACCCACGACCTGCGCGGCGACCACCTGCGCAGCGCCCGCCTGGGCCTGGGCTACGAGCCCGCGACCGGGCCGCCCCTGCACGGCAATCCGCGCGTGGCAGCCGGAGTGGACGGTACAGGCACCGTCGTGCCGCCCAGCGATCCGCGCTGGCTGAACAACGCCATGACCGTGGGCGGCGGCACCCGCGTGTACGGGGCGCAGGCGTGGCGCTTCTCGCCCGAGGACTTCTGCATGGCCAGCACCTACGGCGTGCCGCAGGGCAGCGCCCTGGCCGACTGGCCGATCACCTACGAGGATCTGGAACCCGACTACGACCGCGCCGAGTGGGAGCTGGGCGTGTCTGGCGATCCTACCGGGAACGTCTGCGCGGGGCCGCGCCGGCGCGGGTACCCCATGCCACCGGTGGGCCCGAACGGCACCGTAAGCGTGCTCCAGAAGGGTGCACGGGCGCTGAGCCTGAACACGTCGCCGGTACCGCTGCTGATCAACTCGGTGCCGTACGGCGGGCGCGGGGCGTGCGTGGGCTGCGGGTCCTGCGTGGGCTTCGGGTGCCCCGGCGAGTTCAAGACCGACACCCGCAACACCGTGATTCCACGGGCACTCGCCACCGGACGCTGCGACCTCGTGACTGGCGTGCAGGTGGGGAGGATGACCACGGACAGCGACGGCCGGGTCACGGGCGTGTCGCTGGTGACCTCGGGAGGTGGTGGAACCGTGCGGCGGGAGGTCACGGCCGACCACGTCCTGCTGGGGGCGGGGGCCATCGAGACGGCGCGGCTGCTGCTGAACAGTGCCACGCCGCAGGAACCCGCCGGCCTGGGCAACGCGCACGATCAGGTGGGCCGGAACCTCCAGGGGCACGTGTATGCCGGGGCCTTCGCGGTCTTCGACGAGCCCGTGCAGGACAGCCGGGGGCCGGGGCCGAGCCTCGCCACCAACGACTACCGGCACGGCAACCCCGGCCTTGTCGGCGGAGCCATGCTCGCCAACGACTTCGTGCCCATGCCGCTGTACGTGTACACCATGCTCACCGCGCTGAACCCCGACCTGCCCACGTGGGGCGCGGCGAGCCGGCGGGCCATGCGTGACCTGTACCCGCATCTGGCGCTGGTGTTCGGCCCGGTGCAGGAACTCCCCAACCCCGAGGCCCGCGTGACCGTCGATCCTGAGGTGCTGGATGCCCTGAGCGTGCCGGTCGCCCGGCTGAGCGGCACCATCCATCCCGCAGACCGCGTGACGGCGCAGTTCATCTCCGACCGGGCGGTGGAGTGGCTGCGGGCCAGCGGAGCGCGGGAGGTGATCCCGCTGGTCTTTGCGCCCACGGATGGCCCCAGCGGCGGGCAGCACCAGGCCGGCACGTGCCGCATGGGCGACGACCCGCGCACGTCGGTCACGGACGCCTGGGGACAGGTGTGGGGACACGACAACCTGCACCTCGTGGACGGGTCGCTGCACGTCACCAACGGCGGCGTGAACCCGGTGCTGACGATCCTGGCGCTGGCGTACCGCGTCAGCCGGCATGTTGCGGCGCGGATGACAACGGCGACGGGTTGA
- a CDS encoding alpha/beta hydrolase family protein, with amino-acid sequence MKPSIRILTLVSVFMTATAQAVTARPLTLDLAGTPSRAELLLPDSPTKAPLVLLIQGTGPEDMDGSFASYDGNVVKGSLGTLARTLAAQGLAVMRFDKRGAAGTFDPKTAPAAQAAYGRLTLRDLLKDARTALDTAKAQPGVDASRVFVYGWSEGSVIAASLALEVGARGLVVQGPVVNSFADTFARQFERVGIPYLTPYAQAGRLGLPGLMASFQGPGSPLAQSQGQLLFDRTSTLEKPVLSTFLDTNHDGLIDLKAEALPAITAYYRASVGQSPMYAPATTLPVLGELAPGLTLPVLILQGDTDANIDPADAQAFDTALAKAGNTDHTLKLYVGLGHSLGRAASVTQDNFAPMEAQPMNDMAAWLRAH; translated from the coding sequence ATGAAGCCCAGCATCCGAATCCTGACCCTCGTATCCGTGTTCATGACGGCCACAGCGCAGGCAGTGACCGCCCGGCCCCTGACGCTGGATCTCGCCGGAACGCCCAGCCGCGCCGAACTGCTGCTGCCGGACAGCCCCACGAAGGCCCCGCTGGTGCTGCTGATCCAGGGCACCGGCCCCGAGGACATGGACGGCAGCTTCGCCAGCTACGACGGCAACGTCGTGAAGGGCTCGCTGGGCACCCTGGCCCGGACGCTGGCCGCGCAGGGCCTGGCCGTCATGCGCTTCGACAAGCGCGGCGCCGCCGGAACCTTCGACCCGAAGACCGCACCGGCCGCCCAGGCCGCCTACGGCAGGCTGACCCTGCGTGACCTGCTGAAGGATGCCCGCACGGCCCTGGACACCGCGAAGGCGCAGCCGGGGGTCGATGCCAGCCGGGTCTTCGTGTACGGCTGGAGCGAGGGCAGCGTGATCGCCGCGTCGCTGGCGCTGGAGGTCGGGGCACGCGGTCTGGTCGTGCAGGGGCCGGTCGTGAACAGCTTCGCAGACACCTTCGCCCGCCAGTTCGAGCGGGTCGGCATCCCGTACCTGACGCCCTACGCGCAGGCGGGCAGGCTGGGGTTACCCGGCCTGATGGCGTCCTTCCAGGGGCCAGGCAGCCCGCTGGCACAGTCGCAGGGACAGCTGCTGTTCGACCGGACGAGTACGCTGGAAAAACCCGTGCTGAGCACCTTTCTTGACACGAACCACGACGGGCTGATCGACCTGAAGGCCGAGGCGTTGCCCGCCATCACGGCCTACTACCGCGCCTCGGTGGGCCAGAGCCCCATGTACGCGCCGGCCACCACCCTGCCCGTGCTGGGCGAGCTGGCACCGGGGCTGACCCTGCCGGTGCTGATCCTTCAGGGCGACACCGACGCGAACATCGACCCAGCCGATGCACAGGCATTCGATACGGCACTGGCGAAAGCGGGCAACACCGACCACACCCTGAAGCTCTATGTGGGCCTGGGCCACAGCCTGGGCCGGGCGGCCAGCGTCACGCAGGACAACTTCGCGCCCATGGAAGCGCAGCCGATGAACGACATGGCGGCGTGGCTCCGGGCACACTGA
- a CDS encoding DedA family protein, with translation MVEWVQGLMDSLGYVGILLLMVLENLFPPIPSELIMPSAGFAAARGDLNLIVVILMGTLGSVVGTLPLYYIGRAFGEDRLVEWADKHGKWLTLSGKDIKKADDWFDRHGTKAVLFGRMVPGIRSLLSLPAGMSEMPLPKFLLYSAIGSGLWASALAGAGYLLGDNYEQVEQYVGPASKVILAVLAVAAVMWFVRRRREQAQPG, from the coding sequence ATGGTCGAGTGGGTACAGGGATTGATGGACAGTCTGGGCTACGTGGGCATTCTGCTGCTGATGGTGCTGGAGAACCTGTTTCCGCCCATTCCGAGCGAGCTGATCATGCCCTCGGCAGGCTTCGCTGCCGCCCGTGGCGACCTGAACCTGATCGTGGTCATCCTGATGGGCACGCTGGGCAGCGTGGTCGGCACCCTGCCGCTGTACTACATCGGCCGGGCCTTCGGGGAAGACCGGCTGGTCGAGTGGGCCGACAAGCACGGCAAGTGGCTCACCCTGAGCGGCAAGGACATCAAGAAGGCCGACGACTGGTTCGACCGCCACGGCACCAAGGCCGTGCTGTTCGGTCGGATGGTGCCCGGCATCCGCAGCCTGCTGAGCCTGCCGGCCGGCATGAGCGAGATGCCGCTGCCCAAGTTCCTGCTGTACTCCGCCATCGGCTCGGGCCTGTGGGCCAGCGCGCTGGCCGGGGCCGGCTACCTGCTGGGCGACAACTACGAGCAGGTCGAGCAGTACGTGGGGCCGGCGTCGAAGGTCATCCTGGCGGTGCTCGCCGTGGCGGCGGTCATGTGGTTCGTGCGCCGGCGGCGCGAGCAGGCGCAGCCGGGCTGA